The following are from one region of the Natrinema sp. HArc-T2 genome:
- the glpB gene encoding glycerol-3-phosphate dehydrogenase subunit GlpB, with product MAIEDDVLVIGGGLAGATAALAAADEGAQVRLVSHKQSTLRNASGLIDVLGYTPSGEGPLVDPFAALADLPEGHPYERVGLEAVREGLSFFDEIAGDAYDGDHTDANALVPTHGGTVKPTARYPVSTAAGLASDSRDTLLVGFETLPDFEAPLAAAHLEAAGAPFAARGVTIRFPGIVRDDAKVTRYAHLLDHDEAVETAVGETTAREALADIVRSQLEDETRVGFPAILGDDHADAVRADLAERLGVDVFEVPMGPPSLPGLRLEDLLYEALAEAGVRVTTGVPVVEYETAADGRIDHVVVDRNGTEIPHRAAEYVLATGGLVGKGVRSERERVFEPIFDCHVPHPADRYDWFVDDVFGDQPYARFGLPVDRELRPLNAGDEPEFSNLRAVGAVLGGYDFAAEKSGSGVSLATGYVAGQRAAEGRQ from the coding sequence ATGGCGATCGAAGACGACGTCCTCGTCATCGGTGGCGGACTTGCAGGTGCGACCGCTGCACTCGCCGCGGCAGACGAAGGCGCGCAGGTTCGACTCGTTTCGCACAAACAGAGCACGCTGCGTAACGCCAGCGGGTTGATCGATGTCCTCGGCTACACGCCGTCGGGTGAGGGTCCGCTCGTGGATCCCTTCGCCGCGCTCGCCGACCTCCCTGAGGGCCACCCCTACGAGCGCGTGGGGCTCGAGGCGGTCCGCGAGGGACTCTCGTTTTTCGACGAGATCGCAGGTGACGCCTACGACGGCGACCATACGGACGCGAACGCGCTCGTCCCGACCCACGGCGGGACGGTCAAGCCGACCGCCAGATACCCCGTTTCGACCGCCGCCGGCCTCGCGAGCGACAGTCGCGATACCCTACTCGTCGGCTTCGAGACGCTGCCGGACTTCGAGGCTCCGCTGGCGGCCGCGCATCTCGAGGCCGCCGGCGCACCCTTCGCGGCCCGTGGCGTGACGATTCGGTTCCCCGGTATCGTCCGGGACGACGCGAAGGTCACGCGATACGCACACCTGCTCGACCACGACGAAGCCGTGGAGACGGCAGTAGGTGAGACGACCGCCCGCGAAGCCCTCGCGGATATCGTTCGGTCCCAGCTCGAGGACGAGACCCGCGTCGGGTTCCCCGCGATCCTCGGAGACGACCACGCCGACGCGGTCAGGGCCGACCTCGCGGAGCGACTCGGCGTCGACGTCTTCGAGGTTCCGATGGGGCCGCCGAGCCTGCCCGGGCTGCGACTCGAGGACCTGCTCTACGAGGCGCTCGCCGAGGCCGGCGTCCGGGTGACGACAGGCGTACCAGTGGTCGAGTACGAGACCGCAGCTGACGGGCGAATCGATCACGTCGTCGTCGACCGCAACGGGACCGAGATTCCCCACCGCGCCGCCGAGTACGTGCTCGCGACGGGTGGGCTGGTCGGCAAGGGCGTGCGATCGGAGCGCGAGCGGGTGTTCGAACCGATCTTCGACTGTCACGTTCCTCATCCGGCTGACCGCTACGACTGGTTCGTCGACGACGTCTTCGGCGACCAGCCCTACGCGAGATTCGGCCTGCCCGTCGACCGTGAACTCCGGCCGCTCAACGCCGGGGACGAGCCCGAGTTCTCGAACCTCCGGGCGGTGGGTGCAGTCCTTGGCGGCTACGACTTCGCCGCCGAGAAATCCGGCAGCGGCGTCTCGCTCGCGACGGGCTACGTCGCGGGCCAGCGCGCCGCGGAGGGACGACAATGA
- a CDS encoding Cdc6/Cdc18 family protein — protein MELAERIARRRSARQGGRVIVDRDHLSPVFHRPEPVGRGPVLEQLLDALEPVFDSELPPPVAVVGPQGSGTSAIVTALFDALNDQFSGSTRSIGTTTRAGAAGPITWFGTVDGRRIESPFSFYRAVLSLISSEPVPESGIGTDELRTRLRDRLDRPDRRVIVAIDHHDEPETLDVGRARDLLAPVDAHVTIVPVGQHEPDDWEGETVTVPAYRDHELVDVITDRASTGLAAGALDHGAVRELAGWADGNAHDALAALFGAAVLASEADADRIEHSHLETARADVPEAGVHVGRALALSETRQQVLLTLTDLDATDRPIREIATAIADRSSLTAGTVKRFLYELSDRGVIERVPLSTSNRGSGRQPSTVRPLFPTIAFRSLAATAIPSADGTDSDSA, from the coding sequence ATGGAGTTAGCGGAGCGAATCGCTCGCCGGCGGTCGGCACGACAGGGCGGACGCGTCATCGTCGACCGCGATCACCTCAGTCCTGTCTTCCACCGACCGGAGCCGGTGGGCCGCGGTCCCGTCCTGGAACAACTGCTCGACGCGCTCGAGCCGGTCTTCGACAGCGAGTTGCCGCCGCCGGTTGCGGTTGTCGGTCCGCAGGGCTCAGGCACGTCCGCGATCGTGACTGCCCTGTTCGATGCGCTCAACGACCAGTTCAGCGGCTCGACGCGCTCGATCGGCACGACGACGCGGGCCGGAGCTGCCGGCCCGATCACGTGGTTCGGGACCGTCGACGGTCGCCGTATCGAGAGCCCCTTCTCGTTTTACCGGGCCGTCCTGTCGCTGATCTCGAGTGAACCGGTCCCCGAGAGCGGCATCGGGACCGACGAGTTGCGCACGCGGCTGCGCGACAGGCTCGACCGCCCCGATCGGCGCGTGATCGTCGCGATCGATCATCACGATGAACCCGAAACGCTCGATGTCGGGCGCGCTCGCGACCTCCTGGCCCCGGTCGACGCACACGTCACGATCGTCCCGGTCGGCCAACACGAGCCCGACGACTGGGAGGGTGAAACCGTCACCGTGCCGGCCTATCGCGACCACGAACTCGTCGACGTGATCACCGACCGCGCCTCGACGGGGCTCGCGGCGGGCGCGCTTGACCACGGCGCTGTGCGTGAGCTGGCTGGCTGGGCGGACGGAAACGCCCACGACGCGCTCGCGGCGCTGTTCGGGGCTGCCGTCCTCGCGAGCGAGGCGGATGCGGATCGAATCGAACACAGCCATCTCGAGACCGCACGGGCCGACGTGCCCGAAGCCGGCGTCCACGTCGGTCGTGCGCTGGCGCTGTCGGAGACCCGCCAGCAGGTGCTGCTGACGCTCACTGACCTCGATGCGACCGACCGCCCGATTCGCGAAATCGCGACCGCGATCGCGGACCGATCGTCGCTGACTGCCGGCACGGTCAAACGGTTCCTGTACGAACTCTCGGATCGCGGCGTCATCGAACGGGTGCCGCTGTCGACGTCCAACCGCGGCAGTGGGCGCCAGCCGAGTACGGTCAGACCATTGTTCCCGACGATTGCGTTCCGGTCGCTCGCAGCGACGGCGATCCCATCCGCCGATGGGACCGACAGCGACAGCGCGTAG
- a CDS encoding lipopolysaccharide biosynthesis protein, whose product MSTAELDIGREALLSLVAKLTMSVFGFIGVIIFARVLGSAGVGRYYFALAVAISLVRVPAGIAKAIQKRVSEVDKSPEEFLAVGLIAHIVYLGVVGILAFLLAPYLPLEEVATEEILGILLVLGSVGLFQILNKLYAGIGNPGASLWFDTLRSVFTLGFQLALLWIGMEAFGLLVGLAAATVLTAGMVAFTSGVRPSVPTRETIRSTGEFARWSVPTAMVGDLYKRADPILIGIFAGASAVGFYETAIRLVLPASQLAASISNPLHVKSSGRSSLGEDVYNDVANAMSYAGLFAIPIFFGALAIPDVLMRTFYGKEFGNAGIALVGIALFYIFYTYQIPLEAAISGTDKPELVFRVKLVGLVGFVPLGIGLAKFYGFPGVIAATLVSELLMFLVYQYICHDVFDQVVLPKPIGAQIVSGVIMFTLLTYVEKLLLLDTWVPVISLVGIGAIVYFTVLSIMSSHFRLTARSVFSPLVRQVEQIT is encoded by the coding sequence ATGAGCACGGCTGAATTGGACATCGGCAGGGAGGCGTTGCTTTCGCTGGTTGCGAAGCTGACGATGTCCGTGTTCGGGTTCATCGGCGTCATCATTTTCGCGCGAGTGCTGGGGTCCGCTGGTGTAGGTCGCTACTACTTTGCTTTGGCGGTCGCCATCTCGCTCGTCAGGGTTCCGGCAGGCATCGCCAAGGCCATTCAAAAGCGCGTCAGCGAGGTCGATAAGAGTCCGGAAGAGTTCCTCGCGGTCGGACTGATCGCCCACATCGTGTATCTGGGCGTCGTCGGCATCCTCGCTTTCTTGCTCGCGCCCTATCTCCCACTCGAAGAGGTCGCTACCGAGGAGATACTCGGCATCCTGCTCGTGCTGGGGAGCGTCGGTCTATTCCAGATACTTAATAAACTCTATGCGGGCATTGGCAACCCCGGTGCGTCGCTGTGGTTCGACACCCTCCGGAGCGTCTTCACACTCGGCTTCCAATTGGCCCTGCTCTGGATCGGGATGGAAGCGTTCGGTCTACTCGTTGGCCTTGCGGCCGCGACAGTCCTGACTGCGGGCATGGTCGCGTTCACCAGCGGCGTCCGACCGTCAGTCCCCACGCGAGAGACGATTCGGTCCACGGGCGAGTTCGCGCGCTGGAGTGTTCCGACCGCGATGGTTGGTGACCTCTATAAGCGCGCTGACCCGATTCTAATTGGCATCTTTGCGGGGGCCAGCGCGGTTGGGTTCTACGAGACGGCGATCCGCCTTGTGCTTCCGGCCTCCCAACTCGCGGCATCCATCAGCAACCCCCTCCACGTGAAATCAAGCGGCCGCTCGTCGCTCGGCGAGGACGTGTACAACGACGTAGCGAACGCGATGTCCTATGCGGGACTGTTTGCTATCCCAATTTTTTTCGGTGCGCTGGCAATTCCAGATGTGCTGATGCGGACTTTCTACGGAAAGGAATTCGGAAATGCGGGCATCGCTCTAGTTGGCATTGCACTGTTCTATATCTTTTATACCTATCAGATCCCATTGGAAGCAGCCATCAGCGGGACCGACAAGCCTGAACTAGTGTTTCGAGTGAAGCTCGTCGGGTTGGTAGGTTTCGTACCGCTGGGAATAGGTCTGGCAAAGTTCTACGGCTTCCCCGGCGTTATCGCTGCGACACTGGTAAGTGAATTGTTAATGTTCCTAGTGTATCAGTATATCTGCCACGATGTGTTTGATCAGGTTGTCCTACCAAAGCCGATCGGAGCTCAAATAGTTAGTGGTGTAATAATGTTCACTCTATTGACTTATGTTGAAAAGTTACTTTTGCTTGATACTTGGGTTCCGGTCATCTCCCTAGTGGGGATCGGGGCAATAGTGTACTTCACGGTGCTGTCGATTATGAGCTCTCACTTCCGACTAACTGCTCGCAGCGTTTTCTCGCCCCTTGTTCGTCAAGTCGAACAAATCACGTAG
- a CDS encoding oligosaccharyl transferase, archaeosortase A system-associated, which produces MSTDTEHVEEGTKTTLLESWRNWYHLPVLGAVILFMLWVRTQSYDRFVTDNGTPALAGIDSWYHWRTINWTAENYPHTMPYEVWTGFPTGNYVGQFGTLYDQLIVTAAMIVGLGDPSQQTLYTVSLLAVPVMASLVAIPIFYAGRRLGGTLGGLVSVLVIALSTGQFLSRSTVGQLDHQAVEPLFMAIAVVSMMVAVTAGEREKPIYELVVDRDWTALRTPAVYSALAGVALTLYIWVWPSGVLLVGIFGVFFAVQLTLDYVRGSSPDHIAFVGAVSLGVTAILTVLLIEQPGSTSPTTLGLLQPLAALLVAAGCIFMAWLAREWNNRDLERRYYPAAIAGIIVAAMAVMWLVLPGLYSTLIGNLTSRMIPLNPGTGTLTIVEAQPPDDFFGRVFTEFGSAFYTMLAGLAFLLIRPLFGRKFRAEHTLVVVWSLFLISMAATQVRFMYYLVLAVAIVNAAFVAEFVQLFNLDLESSLESIRSLETYQVIAIVLVVLLLFAPLLPPLAQGATAWETGKATGPSTDAMTWEGSNEWLQENTPAPGNYGGANNADQLDYYGTYNPGDGDYEYPEGAYGVMSWWDYGHLITTQAERIPHSNPFQQNARSSAAFLTAESEERGEAVLDGIAAGEPVADRSTDDLRQAVSDAETIEEIRYVMIDYAMAGGKFGAITQWTGPEYSYYVTPEDYNGQPISSDEVGQVFGDLPYDDTMVSQLYFDDAADMEHYRLVHENAEAGTAYYVSYAYVSDGQVVTVDENGQPVSPGQGQPAVVVNQRVSQSQLLQLQNDPSRQVFDAKSAAAVKTFERVPGATITGTADGVTDAENATAVATVELETNSGRTFNYTQRADLAADGSFELTVPYATNDELSVEDGYTNSSVEATGNYTVTVVETVGAEPSYYSGETTVPEPAVVKGDSVDVTLESVATPPSNVTDGNETDDGTTDAESDTSSGNGTETNTTNALAPVAAEPAP; this is translated from the coding sequence ATGAGTACAGACACCGAACACGTCGAGGAAGGGACCAAAACTACCCTCCTCGAGTCGTGGCGGAACTGGTATCACCTCCCTGTACTCGGGGCTGTGATACTGTTCATGCTCTGGGTTCGGACCCAGTCGTACGACAGGTTCGTCACCGACAACGGGACGCCTGCGCTCGCGGGAATCGACTCGTGGTATCACTGGCGGACGATCAACTGGACGGCCGAGAACTATCCGCACACGATGCCCTACGAGGTCTGGACAGGGTTCCCGACCGGGAACTACGTCGGCCAGTTCGGGACGCTGTACGACCAGCTCATCGTCACTGCGGCGATGATCGTCGGCCTCGGCGATCCGTCCCAGCAAACCCTGTATACGGTCTCACTGCTCGCAGTTCCAGTCATGGCCTCGCTCGTCGCGATCCCTATCTTCTATGCGGGACGGCGACTCGGCGGCACGCTCGGCGGCCTCGTTTCCGTCCTCGTTATCGCGCTCTCGACTGGACAGTTCCTCTCCCGCTCGACTGTCGGCCAACTCGACCACCAGGCTGTCGAACCGCTCTTCATGGCCATTGCGGTCGTCTCGATGATGGTCGCCGTCACCGCAGGTGAACGCGAGAAACCGATCTACGAACTGGTCGTCGACCGGGACTGGACCGCGCTTCGGACGCCCGCGGTCTATAGCGCCCTCGCTGGAGTCGCACTGACGCTGTACATCTGGGTCTGGCCGTCGGGGGTTCTGCTCGTCGGCATCTTCGGCGTTTTCTTTGCCGTTCAACTTACTCTCGACTACGTCCGTGGTAGCTCGCCGGATCACATCGCCTTCGTCGGTGCAGTCAGTCTCGGTGTAACTGCTATCCTAACGGTACTATTAATTGAACAACCCGGTAGTACGAGTCCGACGACTCTGGGACTTCTACAGCCGCTGGCAGCTCTCCTCGTCGCCGCCGGCTGTATTTTCATGGCCTGGCTCGCCAGAGAGTGGAACAATCGTGACCTCGAGCGCCGCTACTACCCTGCTGCGATCGCAGGCATCATCGTCGCCGCAATGGCCGTCATGTGGCTTGTACTTCCCGGACTCTATAGCACGCTTATCGGGAACCTCACGAGCCGGATGATCCCGCTCAATCCCGGGACGGGGACGCTCACTATCGTCGAGGCCCAGCCGCCGGACGACTTCTTCGGTCGCGTCTTCACCGAATTCGGCAGCGCGTTCTACACGATGCTCGCCGGCCTCGCCTTCCTCCTGATTCGACCGTTGTTCGGTCGCAAATTCCGCGCCGAACACACGCTCGTGGTCGTCTGGTCGCTGTTCCTGATCAGCATGGCCGCAACACAGGTGCGGTTCATGTACTACCTCGTGCTCGCGGTCGCGATCGTCAACGCGGCGTTCGTCGCGGAATTCGTCCAACTGTTCAATCTCGATCTCGAGAGCAGCCTCGAGTCCATCAGATCCCTCGAGACCTATCAGGTGATCGCCATCGTCCTCGTGGTCTTGCTCCTCTTTGCCCCACTCTTGCCGCCACTCGCTCAGGGTGCAACTGCCTGGGAAACTGGCAAAGCGACTGGCCCCAGCACGGACGCCATGACGTGGGAGGGCTCGAACGAATGGCTCCAAGAGAATACGCCCGCGCCGGGGAACTACGGCGGGGCGAACAACGCCGACCAACTCGACTACTACGGCACGTACAACCCGGGTGATGGCGACTACGAGTATCCCGAGGGGGCCTATGGGGTCATGTCGTGGTGGGACTACGGCCACCTGATAACGACCCAGGCCGAGCGGATTCCTCACTCGAACCCGTTCCAGCAGAACGCCCGCTCGTCGGCGGCGTTCCTAACCGCTGAGTCCGAAGAACGCGGCGAGGCAGTCCTCGACGGAATCGCCGCGGGCGAACCCGTCGCCGATCGCTCGACCGACGACCTCCGACAGGCGGTCTCGGACGCTGAGACGATCGAGGAGATCCGGTACGTGATGATCGACTACGCGATGGCCGGCGGGAAGTTCGGTGCGATCACGCAGTGGACCGGACCCGAATATAGCTACTACGTGACGCCGGAGGACTACAACGGTCAGCCGATCAGTTCGGATGAGGTCGGCCAGGTCTTCGGTGACCTGCCGTACGACGACACGATGGTGTCACAGCTGTACTTCGACGACGCAGCGGACATGGAACACTACCGGCTCGTCCACGAGAATGCAGAGGCCGGAACGGCGTACTACGTCAGTTACGCGTACGTCAGTGACGGGCAGGTCGTCACCGTCGACGAAAACGGCCAGCCGGTCTCACCTGGACAGGGCCAGCCTGCAGTCGTCGTGAATCAGCGGGTCTCTCAGAGTCAGCTGCTGCAGCTTCAGAACGACCCGAGCCGACAGGTCTTCGATGCGAAAAGCGCAGCTGCCGTGAAGACGTTCGAACGCGTGCCGGGTGCGACGATCACCGGCACCGCTGACGGCGTCACTGACGCCGAGAACGCCACCGCCGTGGCCACGGTCGAACTCGAGACGAATTCCGGTCGGACGTTCAATTACACGCAGCGCGCCGACCTCGCGGCTGATGGCAGCTTCGAACTGACCGTGCCGTACGCGACGAACGACGAACTCAGCGTCGAAGACGGCTACACCAACAGCAGCGTCGAGGCGACCGGCAACTACACCGTCACCGTGGTTGAAACCGTCGGGGCGGAGCCGAGCTACTACAGTGGCGAGACGACCGTCCCCGAGCCCGCCGTGGTCAAGGGTGACAGCGTCGACGTCACGCTCGAGTCGGTTGCAACGCCGCCGAGTAACGTGACGGACGGAAACGAAACAGACGACGGAACGACCGACGCGGAAAGCGACACCTCGTCGGGTAACGGAACGGAGACCAACACGACCAACGCACTCGCGCCGGTCGCGGCTGAACCGGCACCCTAA
- a CDS encoding anaerobic glycerol-3-phosphate dehydrogenase subunit C, whose translation MSDAHQPTDNGVQGDDDFEPIQVFPEAEEMDLRPGADNCYKCSTCDTNCPVAEVDDEFPGPKFQGPEQWRLKRQDDHDIDDSVMKCSNCMRCDSACPSEVPLSQMHNTARAEYVEENMSKFSREYWRNRMLANYRRLAPLGSMFPRTTNFVMGLSATQWLGEKVLGITGEREFPEFATETFREWWTARGGAKVENDEKRIAYFHGCYANYNTPEVAKALVRVYEHFGYEIMVPDQHCSGTPMFANGMLEDARRSAETNVRELAAALEDGADIIASCSSCSMSIRQEYPELFDFEGTEEVAANTWDAVEYLRVNEDLEGELDGTSVGDEFDDFAYHAPCHARNQGLDGQTVEVLDAIDGVDAHDVGDSCSGISGTYGWKEENYETSMKIGAEMFEHMEDAEATTGLTECPTCSMQMEHGTGYEITHTLEVLEAALVGSAAETDAQEWS comes from the coding sequence ATGAGCGATGCACACCAGCCGACCGACAATGGCGTACAGGGAGACGACGACTTCGAGCCCATTCAGGTCTTTCCAGAGGCCGAGGAGATGGACCTCCGACCGGGGGCGGACAACTGCTACAAATGTTCGACCTGCGACACCAACTGTCCCGTCGCCGAGGTCGACGACGAGTTCCCCGGCCCGAAGTTCCAGGGGCCCGAACAGTGGCGGCTCAAGCGCCAGGACGATCACGACATCGACGACTCGGTGATGAAGTGTTCGAACTGCATGCGCTGTGACAGCGCCTGTCCCTCCGAAGTGCCACTCTCGCAGATGCACAACACCGCCCGCGCCGAGTACGTCGAGGAGAACATGAGCAAGTTCTCGCGGGAGTACTGGCGCAATCGCATGCTCGCGAACTACCGGCGTTTGGCGCCGCTGGGCTCGATGTTCCCGCGGACGACGAACTTCGTGATGGGGCTCTCGGCGACGCAGTGGCTCGGCGAAAAGGTCCTCGGGATCACCGGCGAACGGGAGTTCCCCGAGTTCGCGACCGAGACCTTCCGGGAGTGGTGGACGGCAAGAGGCGGCGCAAAAGTCGAAAACGACGAGAAGCGCATCGCCTACTTCCACGGCTGCTATGCGAACTACAACACCCCCGAGGTGGCCAAGGCGCTGGTTCGGGTCTACGAACACTTCGGCTACGAGATCATGGTCCCCGACCAGCACTGCTCGGGCACGCCGATGTTCGCAAACGGCATGCTCGAGGACGCACGCCGATCGGCCGAGACGAACGTCCGCGAACTCGCCGCGGCCCTCGAAGACGGCGCGGACATCATCGCCTCCTGCAGTTCGTGTTCGATGTCGATCCGCCAGGAGTACCCCGAACTGTTCGACTTCGAGGGGACCGAAGAGGTCGCCGCGAACACCTGGGACGCCGTCGAGTACCTCCGGGTCAATGAAGATCTCGAGGGCGAACTCGATGGCACCTCGGTCGGCGACGAGTTCGACGACTTCGCATACCACGCGCCGTGTCACGCCCGGAATCAGGGGCTCGATGGCCAGACAGTCGAGGTGCTCGACGCCATCGACGGGGTCGACGCCCACGACGTCGGTGACTCCTGTTCGGGGATCTCCGGGACGTACGGCTGGAAGGAGGAGAATTACGAAACCTCCATGAAAATCGGGGCAGAAATGTTCGAGCATATGGAAGACGCCGAGGCGACCACTGGGCTCACGGAGTGTCCGACCTGCTCGATGCAGATGGAACACGGCACCGGCTACGAAATCACCCACACGCTCGAGGTGCTCGAGGCAGCGCTCGTCGGATCGGCAGCGGAGACAGACGCTCAGGAATGGAGTTAG
- the glpA gene encoding anaerobic glycerol-3-phosphate dehydrogenase subunit GlpA, translated as MARDTEVLVLGGGSTGCGIARDLAMRGLEVTLVERGNLTDGTTGRMHGLLHSGGRYAVSDQASATECIEENEVLREIAGHCVEETGGLFVQRPEDSDDYFREKLEGCRECGIPARVLSGSEAREVEPYLADDVKRAIEVPDGAVDPFRLCVANAIDAENHGARVETHAEVIDLLRDGDDIYGVEVRHDSGPGKRTHATPGTTEEITAEYVVNATGAWAGQIGAMADLEIAVRPSKGVMTIMNVRQVDTVINRCHPKGDADIIVPHETTAILGTTDEEVDDPDDYPEERWEVDQMIDTLSELVPILEEARTIRSFWGVRPLYEPPGTGTQDPTDITRDFFLLDHADRDGVAGMSSIVGGKFTTYRMMAEDIADHVCEKLGVSATCATADEPLPGSENIATLEAGMDDFGLRSPVARRSRQRLGSRAREVLETDEPNPVICQCEGVTRAEINDAIAQSGTDLNAVRIRTRASMGNCQGGFCCQNMANELHPEYDEETVREALDELFQERWKGERHALWGEQLSQAMLNYALHATTMNRDHDPARATSRVDFAAFDDGRAEGDRIDGLQGGR; from the coding sequence ATGGCCCGTGACACGGAGGTTCTCGTCCTCGGCGGCGGCTCGACCGGCTGTGGCATCGCCCGCGACCTGGCGATGCGGGGCCTCGAGGTCACGCTCGTCGAGCGAGGCAACCTCACAGACGGAACGACTGGTCGGATGCACGGCCTCCTCCACAGCGGCGGGCGCTACGCCGTCTCCGACCAGGCCAGCGCGACGGAGTGTATCGAAGAAAACGAGGTCCTTCGGGAGATCGCCGGCCACTGCGTCGAGGAGACCGGCGGGCTGTTCGTCCAGCGACCCGAGGATTCGGACGACTACTTCCGGGAGAAACTCGAGGGCTGTCGGGAGTGTGGGATCCCCGCGCGCGTGCTCTCGGGGTCGGAAGCCCGCGAAGTCGAACCCTACCTCGCAGACGACGTCAAACGGGCAATAGAGGTCCCCGACGGCGCGGTCGACCCGTTCCGGCTCTGTGTCGCGAACGCGATCGACGCCGAGAACCACGGCGCGCGCGTCGAGACCCACGCCGAGGTGATCGACCTCCTGCGCGACGGCGACGACATCTACGGTGTCGAGGTGCGCCACGACTCGGGCCCCGGCAAGCGCACGCACGCCACGCCCGGGACCACCGAGGAGATCACCGCCGAGTACGTCGTCAACGCGACCGGCGCGTGGGCCGGCCAGATCGGTGCGATGGCCGACCTCGAGATCGCGGTCCGCCCCTCCAAGGGTGTGATGACGATCATGAACGTCCGGCAGGTCGACACCGTCATCAACCGTTGCCATCCGAAAGGCGACGCCGACATCATCGTTCCCCACGAGACGACCGCAATCTTGGGCACGACCGACGAGGAAGTCGACGACCCGGACGACTATCCCGAGGAGCGGTGGGAAGTCGACCAGATGATCGACACTCTCTCGGAACTGGTGCCGATCCTCGAGGAAGCCAGAACCATCCGTTCGTTCTGGGGCGTCCGCCCGCTCTACGAGCCGCCGGGGACCGGCACGCAGGACCCGACGGACATCACCCGTGACTTCTTCCTGCTCGATCACGCCGACCGCGACGGCGTCGCCGGGATGTCCAGTATCGTCGGCGGCAAGTTCACCACCTATCGGATGATGGCCGAAGATATCGCAGATCACGTCTGCGAGAAACTGGGCGTGAGTGCTACCTGTGCGACCGCCGACGAGCCACTGCCCGGCAGCGAAAACATCGCGACCCTCGAGGCCGGAATGGACGACTTCGGCCTGCGCTCACCGGTAGCCCGCCGGAGCAGGCAGCGACTCGGTAGTCGGGCGCGCGAGGTGCTCGAGACCGACGAGCCGAACCCGGTGATCTGCCAGTGTGAGGGCGTCACGCGCGCGGAGATCAACGATGCCATCGCTCAGTCGGGAACGGACCTGAACGCGGTTCGCATTCGGACGCGGGCCTCGATGGGGAACTGCCAGGGTGGCTTTTGCTGTCAGAACATGGCGAACGAACTCCATCCCGAGTATGACGAGGAGACGGTCCGCGAGGCACTGGACGAACTCTTTCAGGAACGCTGGAAAGGCGAGCGCCACGCGCTGTGGGGCGAACAGCTCTCGCAAGCGATGCTCAACTACGCGCTGCACGCGACGACGATGAACCGAGATCACGATCCCGCGAGAGCGACGTCGAGGGTCGATTTCGCGGCCTTCGACGACGGTCGCGCCGAAGGAGACCGGATCGACGGGCTCCAGGGGGGCCGCTAG